Proteins from one Elgaria multicarinata webbii isolate HBS135686 ecotype San Diego chromosome 3, rElgMul1.1.pri, whole genome shotgun sequence genomic window:
- the LOC134395934 gene encoding zinc finger protein RFP-like — translation MDNPVESLHKEATCSICLEYFRDPVSIPCGHSFCRACITQCWKERNTNFSCPQCREIALQRNFRPNRELGNVVEITKRLSVHAGREGEGGEVCEKHQEALKLFCSEEENLICCICRESRAHRSHSVFPIEEAAQDYKKEIQNRLKNLKEEKEKLLELKLAGELRHQEYLRRTEAERQKAVSEFEQVHHFLEEQEKLLLAQVNELEKEVVKHQKQRGAAFSDEIVSINALISEVEEKCEQPDSEFLQDIRSTLGRFDKEPFQPPEEMPHKVEKKLGEFSEKTIALTEILKNLKDSLPSELGTEWVNVTLDTDTANPQVIISEDRKSARWDVTRTDVPHNPKRFKSSCCVLGCEGFASGRHYWEVNVEDGGIWAVGVARGSVRRKVELKLTPEEGIWALQGDFGQYQALTAPVTPLPLVCTPRKIRVSLDYERGQVEFFNAETKDLVFIFPSASFSGERVFPFFKVLLAQLTLDG, via the exons ATGGACAACCCGGTGGAGAGCCTCCATAAAGAAGCCACTTGCTCCATCTGCCTGGAATATTTCCGAGACCCGGTCTCCATCCCTTGCGGGCACAGCTTCTGCCGGGCCTGCATCACCCAGTGCTGGAAGGAACGGAATACCAATTTCTCCTGCCCGCAGTGCAGGGAAATCGCCCTGCAGAGGAACTTCAGGCCCAACAGGGAGCTGGGAAATGTGGTGGAGATAACCAAGCGGCTGAGTGTGCACGCCGGGCGAGAGGGCGAAGGGGGGGAGGTGTGCGAGAAGCACCAGGAGGCGCTGAAGCTGTTCTGCAGCGAGGAGGAAAATCTCATCTGCTGTATCTGCAGGGAGTCCCGCGCTCACAGGAGCCACTCTGTGTTCCCAATAGAGGAAGCTGCCCAGGACTATAAG AAAGAAATCCAGAACCGTCTGAAGAActtgaaggaagagaaagagaaactctTGGAATTAAAACTGGCTGGAGAACTTAGACATCAGGAATATCTG AGGCGAACAGAAGCCGAGAGGCAGAAGGCTGTGTCTGAATTTGAGCAGGTGCATCATTTTCTGGAggagcaggaaaaactcctgctggCTCAGGTGAATGAACTGGAGAAGGAGGTTGTGAAGCATCAGAAGCAGCGTGGCGCAGCGTTCTCCGATGAGATTGTCTCCATCAATGCCCTGATCAGCGAGGTAGAAGAAAAATGTGAGCAGCCAGACAGTGAATTCCTGCAG GATATCAGAAGCACCTTGGGCAG GTTTGATAAGGAGCCGTTTCAGCCACCTGAAGAGATGCCGCACAAGGTGGAAAAGAAGCTGGGTGAATTCTCTGAGAAGACTATCGCACTCACAGAAATTTTGAAGAACCTCAAAG ATTCTCTGCCGTCCGAACTGGGAACAGAATGGG TCAACGTAACCCTGGACACCGACACGGCAAACCCCCAAGTCATCATCTCCGAGGACCGGAAAAGTGCGAGATGGGATGTCACCCGGACTGACGTGCCACATAACCCTAAGCGCTTCAAgtcctcctgctgtgtgctgggcTGTGAAGGGTTTGCTTCCGGGAGGCATTACTGGGAAGTCAACGTGGAGGACGGGGGCATCTGGGCCGTAGGGGTGGCCAGAGGCTCTGTGAGGAGGAAGGTCGAGCTCAAACTGACCCCGGAGGAAGGCATCTGGGCCCTGCAAGGGGACTTCGGTCAATACCAGGCTCTCACTGCCCCTGTGACACCTCTGCCCCTCGTTTGCACTCCCAGAAAGATCCGGGTATCTCTGGACTACGAAAGGGGGCAGGTGGAGTTTTTTAATGCCGAAACAAAGGACTTGGTCTTCATTTTCCCCTCGGCTTCATTCTCCGGCGAGAGAGTTTTCCCCTTTTTTAAGGTCTTGCTTGCCCAGCTGACGCTTGATGGCTGA